A window of the Amycolatopsis solani genome harbors these coding sequences:
- a CDS encoding Wzz/FepE/Etk N-terminal domain-containing protein, which yields MTTTPETPAAPLVDLQRLFIAIRRRKRFWLATALLGLIAGAAVGIVLPAPPTAVAKVIVVHQDDSPTDSGTLMRTDVAVLSTTKIAEGALKKLNSTEAPEEFMKNYAGLGLTNNVLQITVKAKSNEEAVAQAQALADTFIADHVQRSQAAAAAQSKAILDQRKNAQDELAKVDQQIADETGKGRNANASTLEGLYGRRAALASQVSDFDSRAQQAGIGSPQVAAGTQIVDAPRALPKAFLKTTATNAGIGFALGLALGLALVAVGAVSRDRPVLRREICAHLGASVLAQLPSKRRGLARVWKRSRVVSERERVATTLARVIKKDPRGVSVLELGAPKVAAALALDIAAELANGGRASVVDDLPGEHVRKLAQETKSEVPVVSAAEAEGEPGERRIGVGTVAPGTAWTDLEHLGAETVLVVKAGHANTLWLHTVARQLADQRIPIIGVVLVDPDPRDKSDGTLWDGLHTALRGRAGQAPATPHVVAEQEDRLDELAARIAERVAKAEPTTRRFVPVRPVLPPALATPKPPAAPLPAPGSVSVPDHLDAPTKKFAPVKPPKRPTPFKRDHGEPAHKGELNAELEPEKNAEVS from the coding sequence GTGACGACTACCCCCGAAACCCCGGCGGCCCCGCTGGTCGACCTGCAGCGCCTCTTCATCGCGATCCGCCGCCGCAAGCGCTTCTGGCTCGCGACGGCGCTGCTCGGCCTGATCGCGGGCGCGGCGGTCGGGATCGTGCTGCCGGCGCCGCCGACCGCGGTCGCCAAGGTGATCGTCGTCCACCAGGACGACTCGCCGACCGACAGCGGCACGCTCATGCGCACCGACGTCGCCGTGCTGTCGACGACGAAGATCGCCGAAGGCGCGCTGAAGAAGCTCAACAGCACCGAAGCGCCCGAAGAGTTCATGAAGAACTACGCGGGACTCGGCCTGACGAACAACGTCCTGCAGATCACCGTCAAGGCCAAGAGCAACGAAGAGGCCGTGGCGCAGGCGCAGGCGCTGGCCGACACGTTCATCGCCGACCACGTCCAGCGCAGCCAGGCCGCCGCGGCCGCGCAGTCGAAGGCCATCCTCGACCAGCGCAAGAACGCCCAGGACGAGCTGGCCAAGGTCGACCAGCAGATCGCCGACGAGACCGGCAAGGGCCGCAACGCGAACGCCAGCACCCTCGAAGGCCTCTACGGCCGCCGGGCCGCGCTCGCTTCGCAGGTCTCCGACTTCGACTCGCGTGCACAGCAGGCCGGCATCGGCAGCCCGCAGGTCGCCGCGGGCACGCAGATCGTCGACGCGCCCCGCGCGCTGCCCAAGGCGTTCCTCAAGACCACCGCGACCAACGCCGGCATCGGGTTCGCGCTGGGCCTGGCCCTCGGGCTCGCGCTCGTCGCCGTCGGCGCGGTGTCGCGCGACCGGCCGGTGCTGCGCCGCGAAATCTGCGCGCACCTCGGCGCGTCCGTGCTCGCCCAGCTGCCGTCGAAGCGCCGTGGCCTGGCCAGGGTGTGGAAGCGCTCGCGGGTGGTGTCCGAACGCGAGCGCGTCGCCACGACGCTCGCCCGCGTGATCAAGAAGGACCCACGCGGGGTGTCGGTGCTCGAACTCGGCGCGCCGAAGGTCGCCGCCGCGCTCGCCCTCGACATCGCGGCCGAGCTGGCGAACGGCGGCCGCGCGAGCGTCGTCGACGACCTGCCCGGCGAGCACGTCCGCAAGCTCGCGCAGGAGACCAAGAGCGAAGTCCCGGTCGTCAGCGCCGCCGAGGCGGAGGGCGAGCCGGGCGAACGCCGCATCGGCGTCGGCACGGTCGCCCCCGGCACGGCGTGGACCGACCTGGAACACCTCGGCGCGGAGACCGTGCTGGTCGTCAAGGCCGGGCACGCCAACACGCTCTGGCTGCACACGGTCGCGCGGCAGCTCGCCGACCAGCGCATCCCGATCATCGGCGTGGTGCTGGTCGACCCGGACCCGCGGGACAAGTCCGACGGCACGCTGTGGGACGGCCTGCACACGGCGTTGCGCGGCCGGGCGGGCCAGGCACCCGCGACCCCGCACGTCGTGGCGGAGCAGGAAGACCGGCTCGACGAGCTGGCCGCCCGGATCGCCGAGCGCGTCGCCAAGGCCGAGCCGACGACGCGCCGGTTCGTCCCGGTCCGGCCGGTGCTCCCGCCGGCGCTCGCCACGCCCAAACCGCCGGCCGCACCACTGCCGGCCCCCGGCTCCGTCAGCGTCCCGGACCACCTGGACGCCCCGACGAAGAAGTTCGCCCCGGTCAAGCCGCCGAAACGGCCGACGCCGTTCAAGCGCGACCACGGCGAGCCCGCCCACAAGGGCGAACTGAACGCCGAACTCGAGCCAGAAAAGAACGCGGAAGTTTCGTGA
- a CDS encoding glycosyltransferase family 4 protein yields MPALPGKALILVENLSVPFDRRVWQESTTLRDAGWEVHVICPQGTKRDTEAEAVVDGVHIHRYPLKAATGGPAGYLQEYGSALWHTLRLARKVGPVDVVHACNPPDLLYVVAKVLKRQGAKFIFDQHDLCPELYLSRFDRGQDLLYRGVCALERATYRAADVVISTNESYKQVARIRGGKKPEDVFVVRSAPVVERFHEVPAEPELKKGKPHLLAYLGVMGPQDGVDYALRALAKLRDEVGRTDWHAVFVGSGDAFDDMVALSAKLGLANQVEFTGRIPDEDLVRYLSAADVCLSPDPLNPLNDVSTMNKVMEYMAMSKPIVSFELREARVSAGDAAVYAPANDESAFAKLVSQLLDDPEERVRMGKLGQARVAGALSWENSAKNLLAAYEHAVKS; encoded by the coding sequence ATGCCGGCCTTGCCTGGTAAAGCGCTCATCCTCGTCGAAAACCTCTCCGTTCCCTTCGACCGGCGGGTCTGGCAGGAGTCCACGACCCTGCGCGACGCCGGGTGGGAAGTCCACGTGATCTGCCCGCAGGGCACGAAACGCGACACCGAGGCCGAAGCCGTCGTCGACGGCGTCCACATCCACCGCTACCCGCTGAAGGCGGCGACCGGCGGCCCCGCCGGCTACCTGCAGGAGTACGGCAGCGCGCTCTGGCACACCCTGCGGCTGGCCCGCAAGGTCGGGCCGGTCGACGTCGTCCACGCCTGCAACCCGCCGGACCTGCTGTACGTGGTCGCGAAGGTGCTGAAGCGCCAAGGCGCGAAGTTCATCTTCGACCAGCACGACCTCTGCCCGGAGCTGTACCTCTCGCGCTTCGACCGCGGGCAGGACCTGCTCTACCGCGGGGTGTGCGCGCTCGAACGCGCCACCTACCGCGCCGCCGACGTCGTCATTTCGACGAACGAGAGCTACAAGCAGGTCGCCCGGATCCGCGGCGGCAAGAAGCCCGAGGACGTCTTCGTGGTGCGCAGCGCCCCGGTCGTCGAGCGGTTCCACGAAGTCCCCGCCGAGCCCGAGCTGAAGAAGGGCAAGCCGCACCTGCTGGCCTACCTCGGCGTGATGGGCCCGCAGGACGGCGTCGACTACGCCCTGCGCGCGCTCGCGAAGCTGCGTGACGAGGTCGGGCGCACCGACTGGCACGCGGTGTTCGTCGGCTCCGGTGACGCCTTCGACGACATGGTCGCGCTCTCGGCGAAGCTCGGGCTGGCCAACCAGGTCGAGTTCACCGGCCGGATCCCCGACGAGGACCTCGTCCGCTACCTCTCGGCCGCCGACGTCTGCCTCTCGCCGGACCCGCTCAACCCGCTCAACGACGTCTCCACGATGAACAAGGTCATGGAGTACATGGCGATGAGCAAGCCGATCGTCTCGTTCGAGCTGCGCGAAGCGCGCGTTTCGGCGGGCGACGCGGCGGTCTACGCCCCGGCCAACGACGAATCGGCGTTCGCGAAGCTCGTCTCGCAGCTGCTCGACGACCCCGAGGAGCGGGTCCGGATGGGCAAGCTCGGGCAGGCCAGGGTCGCCGGCGCGCTCTCGTGGGAGAACTCGGCGAAGAACCTGCTCGCCGCGTATGAGCACGCCGTTAAGTCTTGA
- a CDS encoding exopolysaccharide biosynthesis protein, protein MEIQPLTDDTVRLALIGQVIRRRWRLLTALAVLGAAIGAAASFLLSPGYQTSSSVLLQGPRQADELLTQAEVATSSVVLDRAAAQLAWHPSGADLKKQVKTSVSNGNVVTITVSADTAEHAQQLADQVAQQFVKYSGQLASNSADASVQLAQELRETLRNQVKLTTEKISDIAKNVGGDLTVESVQVRTQLEGLRTSLEQAINDLNQADLATGIGNTVVMGSAERPDGAAAPTLTQLAVGGAVLFFLAGVFGHLFTARADRRLRGEPQIASALGAPILAGVDVTTPQGDRLPATGLAGKVRRLLGGDRPWVLPPVATSADEVNRDIRYRRVLARLSTGPADVLLLVGDDDETGRLAAEQLAGLADRLSVPLRVFEYSAERPTVPDAGSDSGVLVVLGAGTRTAWELVRLAEACADAGQEIVGAVLTHPVRPAEPEKKPEPAAEAPEKALAGSA, encoded by the coding sequence ATGGAGATCCAGCCGTTGACTGATGACACGGTGCGCCTGGCCCTGATCGGGCAGGTGATCCGGCGGCGATGGCGGTTGCTGACCGCACTCGCCGTCCTCGGCGCGGCGATCGGCGCCGCGGCGTCGTTCCTGCTCTCGCCGGGCTACCAGACGTCGTCGAGCGTGCTGCTGCAGGGACCGCGGCAGGCCGACGAGCTCCTGACCCAGGCCGAGGTCGCGACCAGCTCGGTCGTCCTCGACCGCGCGGCCGCGCAGCTGGCGTGGCACCCCAGCGGCGCCGACCTGAAGAAGCAGGTCAAGACGTCGGTGTCGAACGGCAACGTCGTGACGATCACCGTCTCGGCCGACACCGCCGAGCACGCCCAGCAGCTCGCCGACCAGGTCGCGCAGCAGTTCGTGAAGTACTCCGGGCAGCTGGCGAGCAACTCCGCCGACGCGTCGGTGCAGCTGGCCCAGGAACTGCGCGAGACGCTGCGCAACCAGGTCAAGCTGACCACCGAGAAGATCAGCGACATCGCCAAGAACGTCGGCGGGGACCTCACCGTCGAAAGCGTCCAGGTCCGCACCCAGCTCGAAGGGCTGCGGACGTCGCTGGAGCAGGCCATCAACGACCTGAACCAGGCCGACCTCGCCACCGGCATCGGCAACACCGTCGTGATGGGCAGCGCCGAGCGCCCGGACGGGGCGGCCGCGCCGACGCTGACGCAGCTCGCTGTCGGCGGCGCGGTGCTGTTCTTCCTCGCCGGCGTCTTCGGCCACCTGTTCACCGCCCGCGCCGACCGCCGGCTGCGCGGCGAACCGCAGATCGCGTCCGCGCTCGGCGCGCCGATCCTCGCCGGCGTCGACGTCACGACACCGCAGGGCGACCGGCTCCCGGCGACCGGCCTCGCCGGCAAGGTGCGGCGGCTGCTGGGCGGCGACCGGCCCTGGGTGCTGCCGCCGGTGGCGACCTCGGCCGACGAGGTCAACCGCGACATCCGCTACCGGAGGGTGCTGGCTCGGCTGTCGACCGGTCCCGCCGACGTCCTGCTCCTGGTGGGCGACGACGACGAGACCGGACGGCTGGCCGCCGAGCAGCTCGCCGGGCTGGCCGACCGGCTGTCCGTGCCGCTGCGCGTCTTCGAGTACTCGGCCGAGCGGCCGACCGTGCCGGACGCGGGCAGCGACTCCGGCGTCCTGGTGGTCCTCGGCGCCGGCACCCGCACCGCGTGGGAACTCGTCCGGCTCGCCGAAGCCTGCGCCGACGCCGGCCAGGAGATCGTCGGCGCCGTCCTCACCCACCCCGTCCGACCGGCCGAGCCGGAGAAGAAGCCCGAACCCGCGGCGGAAGCCCCCGAGAAAGCCCTGGCAGGTTCGGCGTGA
- a CDS encoding nucleotide sugar dehydrogenase: MKISVFGLGYVGCVSAACLAGQGHRVVGVDVNPVKIDLIAAGKAPVVEERIGELTAEVVASGALRATTDVAEAVADSEISLVCVGTPSAPNGSLSTVYLERVAEEIGEAIAKKTERHTVVFRSTMLPGTCLDLLIPILEKASGRTAGVDFGVAVNPEFLREGTSVKDFFDPPKTVIGEIDEASGDAVAALYEGLPGPVFRVPIPVAEMTKYADNSFHGLKIGFANELGSICRALGLDSHQVIDVFLADTKLNVSPAYLKPGFAFGGSCLPKDLRGLVYAAHRADVSVPILSHVLASNDEHLQRAFDLVARTGKRKVGLFGLSFKPGTDDLRESPLVELAEKLLGKGYDLKIYDANVSLSRLMGANREYIEGRLPHLGQLLAGSVEEVMDHADVLVVGCKDPDVLAALPHGGDRVLVDLVRLPDAATRRLEEGYAGLAW, from the coding sequence GTGAAGATCAGTGTCTTCGGACTCGGTTACGTCGGTTGTGTTTCCGCCGCTTGCCTGGCGGGGCAGGGGCACCGGGTGGTCGGCGTGGACGTCAACCCGGTCAAGATCGACCTCATCGCCGCCGGCAAGGCGCCGGTCGTCGAGGAGCGGATCGGCGAGCTGACCGCCGAAGTCGTCGCGAGCGGCGCGCTGAGAGCCACGACCGACGTCGCGGAAGCCGTCGCCGACAGCGAGATCTCGCTGGTCTGCGTCGGCACGCCGTCGGCGCCGAACGGCAGCCTCTCGACGGTCTACCTCGAGCGCGTCGCCGAGGAAATCGGCGAGGCGATCGCGAAGAAGACCGAGCGGCACACCGTCGTCTTCCGCAGCACGATGCTGCCGGGCACCTGCCTGGACCTGCTGATCCCGATCCTGGAGAAGGCGTCGGGCCGCACCGCCGGCGTCGACTTCGGCGTCGCGGTGAACCCCGAGTTCCTGCGCGAGGGCACCAGCGTCAAGGACTTCTTCGACCCGCCGAAGACCGTGATCGGCGAGATCGACGAAGCCAGCGGCGACGCCGTCGCGGCGTTGTACGAGGGCCTGCCCGGGCCCGTCTTCCGTGTGCCGATCCCGGTCGCGGAGATGACGAAGTACGCCGACAACTCCTTCCACGGCCTGAAGATCGGCTTCGCCAACGAGCTCGGCTCGATCTGCCGGGCGCTGGGCCTCGACTCGCACCAGGTGATCGACGTCTTCCTCGCCGACACCAAGCTCAACGTCAGCCCGGCCTACCTCAAGCCCGGCTTCGCCTTCGGCGGCTCGTGCCTGCCGAAGGACCTGCGCGGGCTGGTCTACGCCGCGCACCGCGCCGACGTCAGCGTGCCGATCCTGTCGCACGTGCTCGCGTCCAACGACGAGCACCTGCAGCGCGCGTTCGACCTGGTCGCTCGCACCGGGAAGCGCAAGGTGGGGCTGTTCGGCCTCTCCTTCAAGCCGGGCACCGACGACCTGCGCGAGTCCCCGCTGGTCGAGCTGGCCGAGAAGCTGCTCGGCAAGGGCTACGACCTCAAGATCTACGACGCGAACGTGAGCCTGTCGCGGCTGATGGGTGCCAACCGCGAGTACATCGAGGGCCGGCTGCCGCACCTCGGCCAGCTGCTCGCCGGGTCCGTCGAAGAAGTCATGGACCACGCCGACGTCCTCGTCGTCGGCTGCAAGGACCCGGACGTGCTGGCGGCCCTGCCGCACGGCGGCGACCGGGTGCTCGTCGACCTCGTCCGCCTGCCCGACGCGGCGACGCGTCGCCTTGAAGAGGGATATGCCGGCCTTGCCTGGTAA